A single window of Balaenoptera ricei isolate mBalRic1 chromosome 15, mBalRic1.hap2, whole genome shotgun sequence DNA harbors:
- the GUSB gene encoding beta-glucuronidase isoform X3, whose product MDRGPGHKSGAEDRQRPLLRHRGLVNYQIVVQGSEHFQLEVCLLDEEGRVVAKGTGGRGQLRVPSAHLWWPYLMHEHPAYLYSLEVKLTAQTAAGFVSDFYTLPVGIRTVAVTESQFRINGKPFYFHGVNKHEDADIRGKGFDWPLLVKDFNLLHWLGANAFRTSHYPYAEEVMQLCDRYGIVVIDESPGVGIVLAQSFSNVSLQHHLEVMEEMVRRDKNHPAVVMWSVANEPASFLKPAGYYFKTLIAHTKALDPSRPVTFVTNSNYEADLAVPYVDVICVNSYYSWYHDYGHMEVIQLQLATQFESWYKTYQKPIIQSEYGAETITGFHEDPPLMFSEEYQKGLLEQYHVVLDQKRKEYVVGELIWNFADFMTDQSPQRAIGNRKGIFTRQRQPKSAAFLLRERYWKLANETKYRGSAVKSQCVGNSPFTF is encoded by the exons ATGGACCGAGGACCTGGGCACAAGAGTGGTGCTGAGGATCGGCAGCGCCCACTACTACGCCATCGTG GGCTGGTGAATTACCAGATCGTCGTCCAGGGCAGTGAGCACTTCCAGCTTGAAGTGTGTCTCCTGGATGAGGAAGGCAGGGTCGTGGCCAAGGGGACAGGGGGCCGGGGCCAGCTGCGGGTGCCCAGTGCCCACCTCTGGTGGCCGTACCTGATGCACGAGCACCCTGCCTACCTGTACTCGTTGGAG GTGAAGCTGACCGCACAGACGGCTGCTGGGTTTGTGTCTGACTTCTACACCCTCCCCGTGGGGATCCGCACTGTGGCTGTCACAGAGAGCCAGTTCCGCATCAACGGGAAGCCTTTCTATTTCCACGGGGTCAACAAGCATGAGGATGCAGAC ATCCGAGGGAAGGGCTTTGACTGGCCGCTGCTGGTGAAGGACTTCAACCTGCTGCACTGGCTGGGCGCCAATGCCTTCCGCACCAGCCACTACCCCTACGCAGAGGAGGTGATGCAGCTCTGTGACCGCTATGGGATCGTGGTCATCGACGAGAGTCCCGGCGTGGGCATCGTGCTGGC CCAGAGCTTCAGCAACGTGTCTCTGCAGCACCACCTGgaggtgatggaggagatggtcCGCAGGGACAAGAATCACCCGGCTGTTGTGATGTGGTCTGTGGCCAACGAGCCTGCTTCCTTCCTGAAGCCGGCTGGTTACTACTTTAA GACGCTGATTGCCCACACCAAAGCCTTGGACCCCTCCCGGCCCGTGACCTTTGTGACCAACTCCAACTATGAAGCAGACCTGGCG GTGCCGTATGTGGACGTCATCTGTGTGAACAGTTACTACTCCTGGTATCATGACTACGGGCACATGGAGGTGATTCAGCTGCAGCTGGCAACCCAGTTTGAGAGCTGGTATAAGACCTACCAGAAGCCAATTATTCAGAGCGAGTACGGAGCAGAAACCATCACAGGGTTTCACGAG GATCCACCTCTGATGTTCAGTGAAGAGTACCAGAAAGGCCTGCTTGAGCAGTATCACGTGGTTCTGGATCAGAAACGAAAAGAATATGTGGTTGGAGAGCTCATCTGGAATTTTGCTGATTTTATGACTGACCAGT CACCACAGAGGGCGATAGGGAATAGAAAAGGGATCTTCACTCGTCAGAGACAACCGAAAAGTGCAGCATTCCTGTTGCGAGAGAGATACTGGAAACTTGCCAATGAAACCAAGTACCGCGGGTCAGCTGTGAAGTCACAGTGTGTGGGAAACAGCCCGTTTACTTTTTAA
- the GUSB gene encoding beta-glucuronidase isoform X1 → MRRGLAGAWAVLGPLLWGCGLALLQGGMLYPRESRSRERKELDGLWRFRADFSQNRRQGFEQQWYRTPLRESGPSLDMPVPSSFNDVGQDGRLRSFVGWVWYEREATLPQRWTEDLGTRVVLRIGSAHYYAIVWVNGVHVAEHEGGHLPFEADISKLVQSGPLSSCRITIAINNTLSPHTLPPGTILYKTDTSKYPKGYFVQNTNFDFFNYAGLHRTVLLYTTPTTYIDDITVTTDVDQDTGLVNYQIVVQGSEHFQLEVCLLDEEGRVVAKGTGGRGQLRVPSAHLWWPYLMHEHPAYLYSLEVKLTAQTAAGFVSDFYTLPVGIRTVAVTESQFRINGKPFYFHGVNKHEDADIRGKGFDWPLLVKDFNLLHWLGANAFRTSHYPYAEEVMQLCDRYGIVVIDESPGVGIVLAQSFSNVSLQHHLEVMEEMVRRDKNHPAVVMWSVANEPASFLKPAGYYFKTLIAHTKALDPSRPVTFVTNSNYEADLAVPYVDVICVNSYYSWYHDYGHMEVIQLQLATQFESWYKTYQKPIIQSEYGAETITGFHEDPPLMFSEEYQKGLLEQYHVVLDQKRKEYVVGELIWNFADFMTDQSPQRAIGNRKGIFTRQRQPKSAAFLLRERYWKLANETKYRGSAVKSQCVGNSPFTF, encoded by the exons ATGCGCCGGGGGCTGGCGGGCGCCTGGGCCGTGCTCGGCCCGCTGCTCTGGGGCTGCGGGCTGGCGCTGCTGCAGGGCGGGATGCTCTACCCCCGGGAGAGCCGGTCGCGGGAGCGCAAGGAACTGGACGGCCTCTGGAGGTTCCGCGCCGACTTCTCCCAGAACCGGCGCCAGGGCTTCGAGCAGCAGTGGTACCGGACGCCGCTGCGGGAG TCGGGCCCCAGCCTGGACATGCCGGTTCCCTCCAGCTTCAACGACGTAGGCCAGGATGGGCGGCTGCGGAGCTTCGTTGGCTGGGTGTGGTATGAACGGGAGGCCACCCTGCCCCAGCGATGGACCGAGGACCTGGGCACAAGAGTGGTGCTGAGGATCGGCAGCGCCCACTACTACGCCATCGTG TGGGTGAATGGGGTCCATGTGGCAGAGCACGAGGGGGGCCATCTCCCCTTCGAGGCTGACATCAGCAAGCTGGTCCAGAGTGGGCCCCTGTCCTCCTGCCGCATTACCATCGCCATCAACAACACGCTCTCCCCCCACACCCTGCCGCCAGGGACCATCCTCTACAAGACGGACACCTCCAA GTACCCCAAGGGTTACTTTGTCCAGAACACAAACTTTGACTTCTTCAATTACGCGGGACTGCATCGGACTGTGCTCCTCTACACCACGCCTACCACCTACATCGATGACATCACCGTCACCACCGACGTGGACCAAGACACTG GGCTGGTGAATTACCAGATCGTCGTCCAGGGCAGTGAGCACTTCCAGCTTGAAGTGTGTCTCCTGGATGAGGAAGGCAGGGTCGTGGCCAAGGGGACAGGGGGCCGGGGCCAGCTGCGGGTGCCCAGTGCCCACCTCTGGTGGCCGTACCTGATGCACGAGCACCCTGCCTACCTGTACTCGTTGGAG GTGAAGCTGACCGCACAGACGGCTGCTGGGTTTGTGTCTGACTTCTACACCCTCCCCGTGGGGATCCGCACTGTGGCTGTCACAGAGAGCCAGTTCCGCATCAACGGGAAGCCTTTCTATTTCCACGGGGTCAACAAGCATGAGGATGCAGAC ATCCGAGGGAAGGGCTTTGACTGGCCGCTGCTGGTGAAGGACTTCAACCTGCTGCACTGGCTGGGCGCCAATGCCTTCCGCACCAGCCACTACCCCTACGCAGAGGAGGTGATGCAGCTCTGTGACCGCTATGGGATCGTGGTCATCGACGAGAGTCCCGGCGTGGGCATCGTGCTGGC CCAGAGCTTCAGCAACGTGTCTCTGCAGCACCACCTGgaggtgatggaggagatggtcCGCAGGGACAAGAATCACCCGGCTGTTGTGATGTGGTCTGTGGCCAACGAGCCTGCTTCCTTCCTGAAGCCGGCTGGTTACTACTTTAA GACGCTGATTGCCCACACCAAAGCCTTGGACCCCTCCCGGCCCGTGACCTTTGTGACCAACTCCAACTATGAAGCAGACCTGGCG GTGCCGTATGTGGACGTCATCTGTGTGAACAGTTACTACTCCTGGTATCATGACTACGGGCACATGGAGGTGATTCAGCTGCAGCTGGCAACCCAGTTTGAGAGCTGGTATAAGACCTACCAGAAGCCAATTATTCAGAGCGAGTACGGAGCAGAAACCATCACAGGGTTTCACGAG GATCCACCTCTGATGTTCAGTGAAGAGTACCAGAAAGGCCTGCTTGAGCAGTATCACGTGGTTCTGGATCAGAAACGAAAAGAATATGTGGTTGGAGAGCTCATCTGGAATTTTGCTGATTTTATGACTGACCAGT CACCACAGAGGGCGATAGGGAATAGAAAAGGGATCTTCACTCGTCAGAGACAACCGAAAAGTGCAGCATTCCTGTTGCGAGAGAGATACTGGAAACTTGCCAATGAAACCAAGTACCGCGGGTCAGCTGTGAAGTCACAGTGTGTGGGAAACAGCCCGTTTACTTTTTAA
- the GUSB gene encoding beta-glucuronidase isoform X2, whose protein sequence is MRRGLAGAWAVLGPLLWGCGLALLQGGMLYPRESRSRERKELDGLWRFRADFSQNRRQGFEQQWYRTPLRESGPSLDMPVPSSFNDVGQDGRLRSFVGWVWYEREATLPQRWTEDLGTRVVLRIGSAHYYAIVWVNGVHVAEHEGGHLPFEADISKLVQSGPLSSCRITIAINNTLSPHTLPPGTILYKTDTSKYPKGYFVQNTNFDFFNYAGLHRTVLLYTTPTTYIDDITVTTDVDQDTGLVNYQIVVQGSEHFQLEVCLLDEEGRVVAKGTGGRGQLRVPSAHLWWPYLMHEHPAYLYSLEVKLTAQTAAGFVSDFYTLPVGIRTVAVTESQFRINGKPFYFHGVNKHEDADIRGKGFDWPLLVKDFNLLHWLGANAFRTSHYPYAEEVMQLCDRYGIVVIDESPGVGIVLAQSFSNVSLQHHLEVMEEMVRRDKNHPAVVMWSVANEPASFLKPAGYYFKTLIAHTKALDPSRPVTFVTNSNYEADLAVPYVDVICVNSYYSWYHDYGHMEVIQLQLATQFESWYKTYQKPIIQSEYGAETITGFHEDPPLMFSEEYQKGLLEQYHVVLDQKRKEYVVGELIWNFADFMTDQYFLLSLCQMQVMVAGALLVLIWVVFIYFHTMNLLKSS, encoded by the exons ATGCGCCGGGGGCTGGCGGGCGCCTGGGCCGTGCTCGGCCCGCTGCTCTGGGGCTGCGGGCTGGCGCTGCTGCAGGGCGGGATGCTCTACCCCCGGGAGAGCCGGTCGCGGGAGCGCAAGGAACTGGACGGCCTCTGGAGGTTCCGCGCCGACTTCTCCCAGAACCGGCGCCAGGGCTTCGAGCAGCAGTGGTACCGGACGCCGCTGCGGGAG TCGGGCCCCAGCCTGGACATGCCGGTTCCCTCCAGCTTCAACGACGTAGGCCAGGATGGGCGGCTGCGGAGCTTCGTTGGCTGGGTGTGGTATGAACGGGAGGCCACCCTGCCCCAGCGATGGACCGAGGACCTGGGCACAAGAGTGGTGCTGAGGATCGGCAGCGCCCACTACTACGCCATCGTG TGGGTGAATGGGGTCCATGTGGCAGAGCACGAGGGGGGCCATCTCCCCTTCGAGGCTGACATCAGCAAGCTGGTCCAGAGTGGGCCCCTGTCCTCCTGCCGCATTACCATCGCCATCAACAACACGCTCTCCCCCCACACCCTGCCGCCAGGGACCATCCTCTACAAGACGGACACCTCCAA GTACCCCAAGGGTTACTTTGTCCAGAACACAAACTTTGACTTCTTCAATTACGCGGGACTGCATCGGACTGTGCTCCTCTACACCACGCCTACCACCTACATCGATGACATCACCGTCACCACCGACGTGGACCAAGACACTG GGCTGGTGAATTACCAGATCGTCGTCCAGGGCAGTGAGCACTTCCAGCTTGAAGTGTGTCTCCTGGATGAGGAAGGCAGGGTCGTGGCCAAGGGGACAGGGGGCCGGGGCCAGCTGCGGGTGCCCAGTGCCCACCTCTGGTGGCCGTACCTGATGCACGAGCACCCTGCCTACCTGTACTCGTTGGAG GTGAAGCTGACCGCACAGACGGCTGCTGGGTTTGTGTCTGACTTCTACACCCTCCCCGTGGGGATCCGCACTGTGGCTGTCACAGAGAGCCAGTTCCGCATCAACGGGAAGCCTTTCTATTTCCACGGGGTCAACAAGCATGAGGATGCAGAC ATCCGAGGGAAGGGCTTTGACTGGCCGCTGCTGGTGAAGGACTTCAACCTGCTGCACTGGCTGGGCGCCAATGCCTTCCGCACCAGCCACTACCCCTACGCAGAGGAGGTGATGCAGCTCTGTGACCGCTATGGGATCGTGGTCATCGACGAGAGTCCCGGCGTGGGCATCGTGCTGGC CCAGAGCTTCAGCAACGTGTCTCTGCAGCACCACCTGgaggtgatggaggagatggtcCGCAGGGACAAGAATCACCCGGCTGTTGTGATGTGGTCTGTGGCCAACGAGCCTGCTTCCTTCCTGAAGCCGGCTGGTTACTACTTTAA GACGCTGATTGCCCACACCAAAGCCTTGGACCCCTCCCGGCCCGTGACCTTTGTGACCAACTCCAACTATGAAGCAGACCTGGCG GTGCCGTATGTGGACGTCATCTGTGTGAACAGTTACTACTCCTGGTATCATGACTACGGGCACATGGAGGTGATTCAGCTGCAGCTGGCAACCCAGTTTGAGAGCTGGTATAAGACCTACCAGAAGCCAATTATTCAGAGCGAGTACGGAGCAGAAACCATCACAGGGTTTCACGAG GATCCACCTCTGATGTTCAGTGAAGAGTACCAGAAAGGCCTGCTTGAGCAGTATCACGTGGTTCTGGATCAGAAACGAAAAGAATATGTGGTTGGAGAGCTCATCTGGAATTTTGCTGATTTTATGACTGACCAGT